The nucleotide window GGACCTTGGGGTGGGTCCGGCCGAGCACGAGGTAGCGCGGGTGCAGGTCGCGCAGCGCTGGCATCGCCTCGACCGCCCACTCGATGCCCTTGCCGGGGCCGAGCAGGCCCCAGGTGAGGACGGTCGGGCGGCGGTCGGCGGGCAGCGCGGCCCGGACGACGGGACCGACGTCCCGGTGGTCCGGCGCGCCGTGCTGGACGACGGAGACCTTGGCGGGGTCGGCGGCGTAGTGCTCGAGCAACCGGTCGCGGGCGGTCTCGGTCATGGTCACCAGGTGGGCCGCGCGGGCCATGAGGTGCAGGAGGATCTCTCGCTGGCTCGTGCTGGGGTCGACGAGCACGGTGTGCAGGACCACGACGACCGGCGCGGCGAGGGAGTCGACCAGGGCCAGGACGTCCCGGCCGTCGGGCCCGCCGAAGATGCCGTACTCGTGCTGCACGACGACGACGTCGAAGCCGTCCAGCAGGGTGGCGGCCGAGCGGGCGCTGGAGGCCGAGCCGTTGACGAGCTGGCCGACGACCTCGGGGGCGGGGGGCGGCTGCGGCGAGTCGACGACGCGCACGACCCCGACCCCGGCGGCCGGGCCGCCCATGTGCTCGGTGAGGGCGGCGGTGAACGTCGCCAGGCCGCACTGGGTCGGGGGGTACGTGCTGAGGAACCCGACCCTGGTGCGGCCGGCCGTCACTTCTTGCCGGCGGGCTTCTTCGGGCTGATCGCCGCGATCGCCGGGTCCGACGCGCTCGGCGTCTGCCCCGTGCCCTTGACGTTCTTCGCGGCCTTGGGCTTCTTGGCCTCGCGGCCGCCCTTGTTCTTGCCTGCCATCTGAGGACCTCTCCGGACCTGGAGGCGTCGACGGGCTGCCCTGGGATCCCAGGGTGACCGAGAGGCGCTCAGCGAAGGGTCGCACGGGCCTGGGGTACCCGGGTACCACCGCGGCCAACCGTCGTGACCCCGGCCCTTCCCCCCGCCCGCGCGGGCGGGCACCCTGGGCCCATGCGCTCGACGGGTGACGGCGCGGCGACGCCGGGACCACCCCTGCCCGCCCCCGCCGCGTCCGTGACGCCGCCGGTGCCGCCCCCGGTCCCCGGCCTCCCGGAGCGCCCGG belongs to Aquipuribacter hungaricus and includes:
- a CDS encoding glycosyltransferase, which translates into the protein MTAGRTRVGFLSTYPPTQCGLATFTAALTEHMGGPAAGVGVVRVVDSPQPPPAPEVVGQLVNGSASSARSAATLLDGFDVVVVQHEYGIFGGPDGRDVLALVDSLAAPVVVVLHTVLVDPSTSQREILLHLMARAAHLVTMTETARDRLLEHYAADPAKVSVVQHGAPDHRDVGPVVRAALPADRRPTVLTWGLLGPGKGIEWAVEAMPALRDLHPRYLVLGRTHPKVLEHSGDVYRQDLLRRAAENGADDLVEFDASYLDVARLARVVAAADVVLLPYDSREQVTSGVLIEAVAAGRPVVSTAFPHAVELLGDGTGLLVPREDPAAIAAALRRVLTEPGTAARMTRLAEAKAPELVWPAVAARYREIAAAVAGRTTSADVATAS